In Oryzihumus leptocrescens, the following are encoded in one genomic region:
- a CDS encoding DUF6114 domain-containing protein, with protein sequence MPDDDASRPSESHDLPPEADAAPPPADALPAARPRRFRRWRRSRPFWGGLFTLLGGLEIATIPLTAYKIMLVTPSVVIAALVGAVIAILGLLMWMTPSQNKLYGLLAILLGVASFVTSNVGGFLLGGLLSIIGGALGFAWVVVDRTPAQDSAPAAAPDLPDDGDPGPAAGGTGPEPSRA encoded by the coding sequence ATGCCTGATGACGACGCGTCACGACCCAGCGAATCGCATGACCTCCCGCCGGAGGCGGATGCTGCCCCGCCACCGGCGGACGCGCTCCCGGCGGCCAGGCCCCGACGGTTCCGTCGGTGGCGGCGCTCGCGACCCTTCTGGGGTGGCCTGTTCACCCTCCTGGGCGGGCTGGAGATCGCCACCATCCCGCTGACCGCCTACAAGATCATGCTGGTGACCCCCTCGGTCGTCATCGCGGCCCTGGTGGGTGCCGTGATCGCCATACTCGGCCTGCTCATGTGGATGACGCCGAGCCAGAACAAGCTCTACGGGCTCCTGGCGATCCTGCTCGGCGTGGCCTCGTTCGTCACCAGCAACGTCGGTGGCTTCCTCCTCGGCGGCCTGCTGTCGATCATCGGTGGCGCCCTCGGGTTCGCCTGGGTCGTCGTCGACCGGACCCCGGCACAGGACTCCGCACCGGCGGCGGCGCCCGACCTGCCGGACGACGGGGACCCCGGCCCCGCCGCCGGTGGCACCGGACCGGAGCCCAGCCGGGCATGA
- a CDS encoding DUF6230 family protein, with protein sequence MARSPQAAETVGRTRWRRFGLAAGAGVGAVGLIGYLGATGAFALSFSFSGIPFTLSADSLSGSHFVQYAFPDKLASSAGASALNNGAGALINGSGSINNTATAGGSTYASDTVTQLGSATISNLAQSICAPTPLGNAIRVTIAGAGDTTASNLVIQAPALTASGANFNNFTIGESVGSALAGQGFAPNNDFTDPYGALSGQPIGGSFAQGADRVTLTSIKQVGVGTEAGSFNISGLKLYAEFVSSC encoded by the coding sequence ATGGCACGTTCTCCACAAGCTGCCGAGACGGTCGGCCGCACGCGCTGGCGCCGGTTCGGACTGGCAGCAGGAGCGGGGGTCGGCGCGGTCGGCCTCATCGGGTACCTCGGCGCCACCGGTGCCTTCGCGCTGTCGTTCTCGTTCTCGGGCATTCCCTTCACGCTGTCCGCGGACAGCCTGAGCGGTAGCCACTTCGTGCAGTACGCCTTCCCGGACAAGCTGGCCAGCAGCGCGGGCGCGAGCGCCCTCAACAACGGTGCCGGCGCGCTCATCAACGGGTCTGGCTCCATCAACAACACCGCCACCGCCGGCGGCAGCACCTATGCCTCCGACACGGTGACCCAGCTCGGGTCGGCGACGATCTCCAACCTGGCCCAGAGCATCTGCGCCCCGACCCCGCTCGGCAACGCCATCCGGGTCACCATCGCCGGCGCGGGTGACACGACGGCGTCGAACCTGGTGATCCAGGCCCCGGCGCTGACCGCGAGCGGCGCGAACTTCAACAACTTCACCATCGGCGAGTCCGTGGGCTCGGCCCTCGCCGGTCAGGGCTTCGCCCCGAACAACGACTTCACCGACCCGTATGGCGCGCTGTCCGGTCAGCCGATCGGGGGCAGCTTCGCCCAGGGCGCCGACCGCGTGACGCTCACGAGCATCAAGCAGGTCGGTGTGGGGACGGAGGCCGGGAGCTTCAACATCAGCGGACTCAAGCTCTACGCCGAGTTCGTCTCCAGCTGCTGA
- a CDS encoding pyridoxamine 5'-phosphate oxidase family protein, with the protein MSEPTERTTVRRLPEKAVTDRSVLDAILDEALVAHVALAEGDQPFVLPMACARDGDRLLLHGSTGSRLMRALAAGAPTCATVTLLDGLVFARSAFESSMHYRSATILGRASVVPQEELVDALRVLTEHLLPGRWAHLRPPQRKELAATMVLALPLQEWSVKVGDGWPEDDPADLGADVWAGVLPLRTTAGPPRPAPDLAAGIEVPDHVRTRYPS; encoded by the coding sequence ATGAGCGAGCCGACCGAGCGCACGACTGTCCGGCGCCTGCCCGAGAAGGCGGTGACGGACCGGTCGGTCCTGGACGCCATCCTCGACGAGGCCCTGGTGGCCCATGTCGCGCTGGCCGAGGGCGACCAGCCGTTCGTGCTGCCCATGGCCTGCGCCCGGGACGGGGACCGGCTGCTCCTGCACGGCTCCACCGGCAGCCGGCTGATGCGTGCCCTGGCAGCGGGCGCCCCGACGTGTGCCACGGTGACCCTCCTCGACGGGCTCGTCTTCGCCCGCTCGGCCTTCGAGTCCTCGATGCACTACCGCAGCGCCACCATCCTGGGGCGCGCCTCGGTCGTGCCGCAGGAGGAGCTCGTGGACGCGCTGCGGGTGCTGACCGAGCACCTCCTGCCGGGGCGCTGGGCGCACCTGCGGCCGCCGCAGCGCAAGGAGCTGGCGGCCACGATGGTGCTCGCCCTGCCACTGCAGGAGTGGTCGGTCAAGGTCGGCGACGGCTGGCCGGAGGACGACCCGGCCGACCTCGGGGCCGACGTGTGGGCAGGTGTGCTGCCGTTGCGGACCACCGCCGGGCCGCCGCGCCCCGCCCCCGACCTGGCGGCCGGCATCGAGGTCCCCGACCACGTCCGCACCCGCTACCCGTCCTGA
- a CDS encoding FHA domain-containing protein, protein MSPYTCPQGHTSEAGDYCDTCGAPISAGSSGAGGAVAAGSGSAAAAAPGGSSASAGTGGAPGAPAPATTAPAGPRTCPSCSAPNDADALFCEACGYDFTTGAMPRPPDGAPGQGAAPDGQQPAATASPVPPPVALEWVAEVWVDPDWYAAQESEDPCPSPGPPTVVPLTVQSVLVGRRSVSRNIHPQVDCSTDTGVSRRQAQLTTDGQRWWVEDLQSANGTYVGPASGPLPTAPLPPGQRHEVDEDQRVYIGAWTRLVIRRATSEEKAARA, encoded by the coding sequence ATGAGCCCCTACACCTGCCCGCAGGGGCACACCTCCGAGGCCGGCGACTACTGCGACACCTGCGGGGCGCCGATCTCCGCGGGCTCCTCCGGCGCCGGTGGCGCGGTGGCGGCCGGCTCCGGCAGCGCAGCGGCGGCGGCGCCGGGCGGCTCGTCCGCGAGCGCCGGCACCGGTGGCGCGCCGGGTGCGCCTGCCCCCGCGACGACGGCCCCGGCCGGCCCCCGCACCTGCCCGAGCTGCTCGGCCCCGAACGACGCCGACGCCCTGTTCTGCGAGGCGTGCGGCTACGACTTCACCACGGGCGCGATGCCCCGACCGCCCGACGGCGCACCCGGGCAGGGCGCGGCACCGGACGGCCAGCAGCCGGCAGCAACCGCCTCCCCCGTGCCGCCCCCGGTGGCGCTGGAGTGGGTGGCCGAGGTGTGGGTCGACCCCGACTGGTACGCCGCCCAGGAGTCCGAGGACCCGTGCCCGTCACCGGGCCCGCCGACCGTGGTGCCGCTGACCGTGCAGTCGGTGCTGGTCGGCCGCCGCTCGGTCAGCCGCAACATCCACCCGCAGGTGGACTGCTCCACCGACACCGGTGTCAGCCGCCGGCAGGCGCAGCTGACCACCGACGGCCAGCGGTGGTGGGTGGAGGACCTGCAGTCGGCCAACGGCACCTACGTCGGTCCCGCGAGCGGCCCGCTGCCGACCGCCCCGCTGCCGCCGGGGCAGCGCCACGAGGTCGACGAGGACCAGCGCGTCTACATCGGCGCCTGGACCCGCCTGGTCATCCGGCGGGCCACGTCGGAGGAGAAGGCCGCCCGGGCCTGA